The proteins below come from a single Tissierella sp. MB52-C2 genomic window:
- a CDS encoding prepilin-type N-terminal cleavage/methylation domain-containing protein has translation MKNNKGLTLIEIIITIAIISIMSIGILSIFNISSMNISKSGERTKRVLKVKEKVDEEIIRSKEDTANKDKVKVTIKEIIKDKEVDGKIIEVKDDDIKKSNEKSFNIKITTFVPKKLILDHHKEVAR, from the coding sequence ATGAAAAATAATAAAGGTCTTACATTAATAGAGATAATTATTACAATAGCTATCATTTCAATTATGTCCATTGGGATATTAAGTATTTTTAATATTAGTAGTATGAATATATCTAAATCAGGTGAAAGAACGAAAAGAGTTTTAAAAGTTAAGGAAAAAGTAGATGAAGAAATAATAAGAAGCAAAGAAGATACAGCTAATAAAGATAAAGTTAAAGTTACAATAAAAGAGATTATTAAGGACAAAGAGGTAGATGGAAAGATAATAGAAGTTAAAGATGATGATATAAAAAAATCAAATGAGAAAAGCTTTAATATTAAAATAACTACCTTTGTTCCAAAAAAATTGATTCTAGATCACCATAAAGAGGTGGCACGATGA
- the pilM gene encoding pilus assembly protein PilM has product MKLPRVPKRTLSIDFGSREIKVLEGKYARDNIRILKSITIQVEPHFYLDGEILDKDILSTIIKEELKENNISTGIVYGIINSSKIITREIIIPKVSQNEIKSVVNYQVEDYLPVNVEDYVVQYLNLGNIIEGEIERIKILLFAMPKDMVISHLNLLRDCGLKPEILDYQGNAISKLLSFNGKVNEDYNTRDLSIASVDIGYSNSKLTIVKNGKIEVTRVIDTGGKVLYDNIMSFFDYSIEEIEEKLMDIEDLNHYQDEFSDKSRFSNIVRTTLNDICEKLEIVFRYYNTRETGNMVNYILLQGGYSNINGADNVFSTYFNIPSMQLSTLDKIKWDGDLSKYANVIGGLIRSDEV; this is encoded by the coding sequence TTGAAGTTACCTAGAGTCCCCAAGAGAACCTTATCTATAGATTTTGGTTCTAGGGAGATTAAAGTCCTAGAAGGAAAATATGCAAGGGATAATATACGAATATTAAAATCCATTACAATACAAGTAGAACCTCATTTTTATCTAGATGGAGAAATATTAGATAAAGATATATTATCCACAATTATAAAAGAGGAATTAAAGGAAAATAATATATCTACTGGTATTGTCTATGGTATTATAAATAGTTCAAAGATAATCACTAGAGAAATAATTATTCCAAAGGTTTCTCAAAATGAAATCAAATCTGTTGTTAATTATCAAGTAGAAGACTATCTTCCAGTTAATGTAGAGGATTATGTGGTTCAGTATTTAAATCTAGGAAATATAATTGAGGGAGAGATTGAAAGGATAAAGATTCTTCTATTTGCCATGCCAAAGGATATGGTTATTAGCCATTTGAATTTATTGAGAGATTGTGGACTCAAACCAGAGATTTTAGATTATCAAGGCAATGCCATATCAAAGCTATTAAGTTTTAATGGTAAAGTAAATGAGGATTATAATACTAGGGATTTGTCCATAGCTTCAGTAGATATAGGCTATAGTAACTCTAAACTTACCATAGTGAAAAATGGGAAAATAGAAGTAACAAGAGTTATCGATACTGGGGGTAAAGTATTATATGACAATATAATGTCCTTCTTTGATTATTCCATAGAGGAGATAGAAGAAAAATTAATGGATATAGAGGATTTAAATCATTATCAGGATGAGTTCTCAGATAAGTCCAGATTTTCAAATATTGTAAGGACAACCCTAAATGATATTTGTGAAAAGTTAGAAATTGTATTTAGATACTATAATACTAGGGAGACTGGAAATATGGTAAATTATATTTTACTTCAAGGGGGATATTCAAATATTAATGGAGCAGATAACGTATTTTCAACCTATTTTAATATTCCTAGTATGCAGCTATCTACTTTAGATAAGATTAAGTGGGATGGAGATTTGTCGAAATATGCCAATGTCATTGGTGGATTAATTAGGAGTGATGAGGTGTAA
- a CDS encoding PilN domain-containing protein: MRDLNFFETYIEKREFNLDKKLIYFSLLSFFLLYLVGYTIYNSIIIREEAKMVNSLRLTAENPDTLKKVDKIKGREIEVNEFKESVDKIKILDKIIEERDKIDEVLLDKINDNMPEDLFLTSLSIQDGEIYIVGISKDKWSIAEFQKGLESLEDYEEIFVSNISLQNDYYNFSLNITLRGVDEGAKNMEEEVGN, translated from the coding sequence ATGAGAGATTTAAACTTTTTTGAAACTTATATAGAAAAAAGAGAATTTAATTTAGATAAAAAGCTTATATATTTTTCTTTACTAAGTTTTTTTCTCTTATATCTAGTTGGTTATACAATTTATAATTCAATAATAATTAGAGAAGAAGCTAAAATGGTCAATAGCCTTAGGCTTACAGCAGAAAATCCTGACACCTTAAAAAAAGTGGATAAGATTAAGGGGAGGGAAATCGAAGTAAATGAGTTTAAAGAATCTGTTGATAAGATTAAAATATTAGATAAAATAATTGAGGAAAGAGATAAGATTGATGAAGTTCTTTTAGACAAGATTAACGATAATATGCCAGAGGATTTGTTTCTTACTTCTCTTAGTATTCAAGATGGAGAAATTTATATAGTTGGTATATCTAAGGATAAATGGTCAATAGCAGAGTTTCAAAAAGGATTGGAGTCTTTAGAGGATTATGAGGAGATATTTGTGTCCAATATTTCTCTACAAAATGATTATTATAATTTTAGTCTGAATATTACATTAAGGGGTGTAGATGAAGGTGCAAAAAACATGGAAGAAGAAGTTGGAAACTAG
- a CDS encoding prepilin-type N-terminal cleavage/methylation domain-containing protein, with protein sequence MKNNKGLTLIELIITIAIMAIVLQMIYSILFVGNKSFNLGKNKGFIQKDARIVSELITKELRTAKEIRFNEKTIKEEHFSLEANNGSLIKKTYNDSGIENEDKRQTLFTNSLRGIEFNPKDTNPNGIINITIEIEEETNKNSETYSINFNILLENIPTYRENNIQNKIYYSKYN encoded by the coding sequence ATGAAAAACAATAAAGGGCTTACATTAATAGAATTAATTATTACAATAGCAATTATGGCTATTGTTTTACAGATGATATATTCAATATTATTTGTGGGAAATAAATCATTTAATCTTGGAAAGAATAAGGGGTTTATTCAAAAAGACGCAAGAATAGTATCAGAGTTAATTACTAAGGAACTTAGAACGGCAAAGGAAATAAGGTTCAATGAAAAAACAATAAAAGAAGAACATTTTTCTCTTGAAGCAAATAATGGGAGTTTGATAAAGAAGACTTACAATGACAGCGGAATAGAAAATGAAGATAAAAGACAGACTCTATTTACAAATTCTTTAAGAGGAATAGAATTTAATCCTAAAGATACAAATCCCAATGGCATAATCAATATAACAATAGAAATAGAGGAAGAAACAAATAAAAATAGTGAAACATACAGTATAAATTTTAATATTCTATTGGAGAATATACCTACCTATAGAGAAAATAATATTCAAAACAAGATTTATTACTCAAAATATAACTAA